From a single Cinclus cinclus chromosome 16, bCinCin1.1, whole genome shotgun sequence genomic region:
- the LOC134050559 gene encoding testis-expressed protein 2-like, translated as MRAMADQAAVAADASPALAPSPGSPRRGDIEGSTPHAGGTREDGGGRDGCGLLPTVDGDAKRPPSPQTGGMLLADLPRVPQPRLSPAKSRTAPSSPSASPSESRTALLRLRDARLEGTKRRLSEAVQEPLSRLSRLMAEDSSPTGRTKEPGSSPGGSRGAGGRRVRDWTPWEPTLNCRYEICSYGDVIQVVEVAQRDTKPPLPSPEEPPPPRSGGSVPGRALASIALLAYGYLVLPLPPYAAGLCVGLLCGMLLGFLAILLLVPKAPPVTRGPWGGLRPKLLPAEPREPPHLQGWMNQLHVYDPELFHPSLTHSVLAVLDGATLKLSYPKSNIPRRATFEEEILDTVFVSHRCYDLTDAKVFLCPPSLARKRTWNKKYPICVLLPEAAEGEGRSSEEQDTELQGDEGTRKVAVAGQDMSGDCRDRCLYLFGRTGREKEEWYQHLLQASRGTPSSHGDTRAGMGSAPQSSGSSSGGSAEDIPSTDPARDVSGSTEEIYLDYSTYMARFVPAQGAPSPERSPSHGTLGSPTPTKGLVAAVPPQVGEDTASMAWMNALVGRIFWDFLREHYWAEQVSNKIQKKLSKIKLPYFMNELTLTELDMGTSIPSVLSASNPTINERGLWVDMEVTYSGSLQMTLETKMNLSKLGKESSAEESGPAEAGREGARPRLILLADSDAESSSAGSSDEEDVTTAEPAGAPGERLPPPGTEGHVSSNSTSRKILRFVDKIAKSKYFQKAKENEFIKKKMEEVSNTPLLLTVEVQELAGTLAVNIPPPPTDRVWYSFRVPPQLELKVHPKLGEREVTFLHVTEWIEKKLKHEFQKILVMPNMDDLIIPIMCSGLDPWPPTMGLPQDLPAKGNRRL; from the exons ATGCGAGCCATGGCAGACCAGGCTGCGGTGGCAGCAGACGcctctccagccctggcaccgTCCCCGGGCTCACCTCGGCGTGGGGACATCGAGGGCTCGACGCCACACGCCGGCGGCACCAGGGAGGACGGTGGCGGCCGGGATGGCTGCGGGCTCCTTCCCACGGTGGATGGGGACGCGAAGCGTCCCCCGTCACCCCAGACAGGGGGGATGCTCCTGGCCGACCTCCCGCGGGTCCCCCAGCCCCGGCTGAGCCCGGCCAAGTCGCGCACGGCTCCGTCGTCGCCCAGCGCGTCCCCGTCGGAGAGCCGAACCGCGCTGCTCCGGCTGCGCGACGCCAGGCTGGAGGGCACCAAGAGGAGGCTGTCGGAGGCCGTGCAGGAGCCCCTGAGCCGCCTCAGTCGCCTCATGGCCGAGGACAGCAGCCCCACGGGCCGGACCAAGGAGCCGGGGAGCAGCCCCGGGGgcagccgaggggctgggggacgCCGGGTGCGGGACTGGACACCCTGGGAGCCCACCCTGAACTGCCGCTACGAGATCTGCTCCTACGGGGACGTGATCCAGGTGGTGGAGGTGGCACAGAGAGACACGAAACCCCCTCTGCCATCGCCcgaggagccgccgccgccacgGTCCGGGGGCTCCGTGCCGGGCAGGGCGCTCGCCTCCATCGCCCTGCTCGCCTACGGCTACCTGGTGCTGCCGCTGCCGCCCTACGCCGCCGGGCTCTGCGTGGGGCTGCTCTGCGGGATGCTCCTGGGCTTCCTCGCCATCCTCCTCCTCGTGCCCAAGGCTCCGCCGGTCACTCGGGGACCGTGGGGCGGTCTGCGCCCCAAGCTGCTCCCGGCGGAGCCGCGGGAACCGCCCCACCTGCAG GGCTGGATGAACCAGCTGCACGTGTACGACCCCGAGCTTTTCCACCCGTCGCTCACGCACTCGGTGCTCGCCGTGCTGGACGGGGCCACCCTCAAGCTGTCCTACCCCAAGAGCAACATCCCGCGCCGAGCCACCTTCGAGGAGGAGATCCTGGACACCGTGTTTGTCAGCCACCGCTGCTACGACCTGACCGATGCCAAG GTCTTCCTGTGTCCCCCCAGCCTGGCCCGAAAGAGGACGTGGAACAAGAAATATCCCATCTGTGTGCTCCTCCCCGAGGCGGCAGAGggagagggcaggagcagcgaggagcaggacacagagctgcagggggatgagGGGACCAGGAAGGTGGCGGTGGCCGGGCAGGACATGTCAGGGGACTGCAGGGACAGGTGCCTGTACCTGTTTGGGAGGACGGGGCGGGAGAAAGAGGAATGGTACCAGCACCTCTTGCAAGCCTCCCGTGGGACACCCAGCAGCCACGGTGACACCAGGGCAG GCATGGGATCAGCTCCACAaagcagcggcagcagcagcggagGCAGCGCCGAGGACATCCCATCCACGGATCCAGCCAGGGATGTGTCAGGAAGCACTGAGGAGATTTACCTGGATTACAGCACCTACATGGCCCGAtttgtgccagcacagggggcACCCAGCCCGGAGCGGAGCCCCTCTCACGGAACTCTGGGCAGCCCCACACCCACCAAG GGGCTGGTGGCTGCTGTCCCCCCCCAGGTTGGCGAGGACACGGCCAGCATGGCCTGGATGAACGCGCTGGTGGGGCGCATCTTCTGGGACTTCCTCAGGGAGCACTACTGGGCAGAACAGGTGTCCAACAAGATCCAGAAGAAACTGAGCAAGATCAAG CTCCCATATTTCATGAACGAGCTGACGCTGACGGAGCTGGACATGGGCACATCCATCCCCTCAGTACTCAGTGCCTCCAACCCCACCATCAATGAGCGAG GGCTCTGGGTGGACATGGAGGTCACCTACAGCGGCTCCTTGCAGATGACACTGGAAACAAAGATGAACCTCAGCaagctggggaaggagagctctgcagaggagagTGGCCCTGCAGAGGCAGGCAGAGAGGG GGCCAGGCCAAGGCTGATCCTGCTGGCAGACAGCGATGCGGAGTCGTCCAGCGCCGGCTCCTCTGACGAGGAAGATGTCACCACTGCAGAGCCCGCGGGAGCCCCGGGGGAGCGGCTCCCCCCGCCCGGCACCGAGGG CCACGTCAGCAGCAACAGCACGAGCCGGAAGATCCTGCGCTTCGTGGACAAGATTGCCAAGTCCAAGTACTTCCAGAAGGCCAAGGAGAACGAGTTCATCAAGAAGAAGATGGAGGAGGTTTCCAACACGCCGCTGCTGCTGACGGTGGaggtgcaggagctggcaggaacCCTGGCTGTGAACATCCCCCCACCACCGACCGACCGTGTCTG GTACAGCTTCCGAGTGCCcccacagctggagctgaaggTGCACCCCAAGCTGGGTGAGCGGGAGGTGACATTCCTGCATGTCACTGAGTGGAT